A genomic stretch from Enterobacter oligotrophicus includes:
- a CDS encoding ROK family protein → MQLFIGFDVGGTHIKHGVIDENGKELTSEEFDTPDDENTFKQKWKAVVEAYRKEHNIVGIGVSFPGHINHHTGEAAKAGALDYLDGKNLCALFAGLTDLPVTAENDANCAALGERWRGAGRDFENFVCITIGTGIGGGIVMEGDLYRGSHYRAGEFGVLPVGDKGEPMHEVASASGLMKACSRALALSEDEMPHGEELFKRMESDVHLREAIEEWANFLSRGVYSVISMFDPQAVLIGGGISEQEKIYLLLDKYLQRFEEWEALRVPILPCELGNQAGRLGAVWLAKQKLARRA, encoded by the coding sequence ATGCAGCTATTTATCGGCTTTGACGTGGGTGGAACCCATATCAAACACGGTGTGATTGATGAAAACGGCAAGGAATTAACGTCCGAAGAATTCGACACGCCTGACGATGAAAATACCTTCAAACAGAAGTGGAAAGCCGTGGTGGAAGCGTACCGGAAAGAACATAACATTGTCGGCATCGGCGTGAGTTTTCCCGGCCATATTAACCACCATACTGGCGAAGCGGCAAAAGCGGGCGCACTCGATTATCTTGACGGTAAAAACCTGTGCGCGCTTTTTGCCGGGCTGACCGATCTTCCGGTGACCGCGGAAAACGATGCTAACTGCGCAGCACTGGGTGAACGCTGGCGCGGCGCGGGCAGAGATTTCGAAAATTTCGTCTGCATCACCATCGGTACGGGCATCGGCGGTGGGATCGTGATGGAAGGCGATCTCTATCGCGGGTCGCATTACCGTGCTGGCGAATTTGGCGTGCTGCCCGTGGGGGACAAGGGCGAACCAATGCATGAGGTTGCCTCTGCCAGCGGCCTGATGAAAGCCTGCAGCCGCGCACTGGCACTGTCGGAGGATGAAATGCCCCACGGCGAGGAACTGTTTAAACGGATGGAAAGCGACGTACATCTGCGCGAAGCCATTGAGGAGTGGGCGAATTTTCTGTCGCGCGGCGTCTACAGCGTGATTTCCATGTTTGACCCGCAGGCGGTACTGATTGGCGGCGGCATTAGCGAGCAGGAGAAAATCTATCTCCTGCTCGATAAATATTTACAGCGGTTCGAGGAGTGGGAGGCGCTCAGGGTGCCTATTCTCCCCTGCGAACTGGGCAACCAGGCGGGAAGGCTGGGTGCGGTCTGGCTGGCGAAGCAAAAACTCGCGCGTCGCGCTTAG
- the aldB gene encoding aldehyde dehydrogenase AldB, whose product MTNNPPSSRIQPGEYGFPLKLKPRYDNFIGGDWVPPVDGEYYSNLTPVTGQPLCEIASSGKRDIDLALDAAHKVKDQWGRTSVQDRAAILFKIADRMEQNLELLATAETWDNGKPIRETMAADVPLAIDHFRYFASCIRAQEGGISEVDSDTVAYHFHEPLGVVGQIIPWNFPLLMASWKMAPALAAGNCVVLKPARLTPLSVLLLMEVIGDLLPAGVINVVNGAGGEIGEYLATSKRIAKVAFTGSTEVGQQIMQYATQNIIPVTLELGGKSPNIFFADVMDEEDAFFDKALEGFALFAFNQGEVCTCPSRALVQESIYERFMERAIRRVETIRSGNPLDSVTQMGAQVSHGQLETILNYIDIGKKEGADVLTGGRRKVLGGDLQEGYYLEPTILSGKNNMRVFQEEIFGPVLAVTTFKTMEEALEIANDTQYGLGAGVWSRNGNLAYKMGRGIQAGRVWTNCYHAYPAHAAFGGYKQSGIGRETHKMMLEHYQQTKCLLVSYSDKPLGLF is encoded by the coding sequence ATGACAAACAATCCTCCCTCATCGCGCATTCAGCCTGGCGAGTATGGTTTTCCCCTCAAGCTAAAACCGCGTTATGACAACTTTATTGGCGGCGACTGGGTGCCGCCCGTCGACGGTGAATACTATTCCAATCTGACGCCCGTTACCGGTCAGCCGCTGTGTGAGATAGCCAGCTCAGGCAAGCGTGATATCGATCTGGCGCTGGATGCCGCACACAAAGTCAAAGATCAGTGGGGGCGCACCTCCGTTCAGGACCGGGCCGCCATATTGTTCAAAATCGCCGATCGGATGGAGCAGAATCTGGAGCTGCTGGCGACGGCAGAAACCTGGGACAACGGTAAACCGATCCGTGAAACCATGGCGGCGGATGTCCCGCTGGCGATTGACCACTTCCGCTATTTTGCCTCCTGCATCCGTGCGCAGGAGGGCGGTATAAGCGAGGTCGACAGTGACACCGTGGCATACCATTTCCACGAGCCGTTGGGCGTGGTAGGGCAAATTATTCCGTGGAACTTCCCGCTGCTGATGGCGAGCTGGAAAATGGCCCCCGCGCTGGCTGCGGGTAATTGTGTCGTGCTTAAACCCGCGCGCTTAACGCCGCTGTCGGTGCTGCTGCTGATGGAGGTGATTGGCGACCTGCTGCCCGCGGGCGTGATTAACGTAGTTAACGGTGCCGGGGGCGAGATTGGGGAATATCTGGCAACCTCAAAGCGCATCGCCAAAGTGGCCTTTACCGGCTCGACGGAAGTGGGCCAGCAGATCATGCAGTACGCGACCCAGAACATTATTCCGGTAACGCTGGAGCTGGGCGGCAAATCGCCGAACATCTTCTTTGCGGATGTGATGGATGAAGAGGACGCTTTCTTTGATAAGGCGCTGGAAGGTTTTGCCCTGTTTGCTTTTAACCAGGGTGAAGTCTGTACCTGCCCAAGCCGCGCGCTGGTGCAGGAGTCCATTTACGAACGCTTTATGGAGCGGGCGATCCGTCGCGTGGAAACGATTCGCAGTGGTAACCCGCTTGATAGCGTGACGCAAATGGGCGCGCAGGTATCACACGGACAGCTGGAAACCATCCTTAACTACATTGATATCGGTAAGAAAGAAGGGGCTGATGTCCTGACCGGTGGCCGACGTAAAGTGCTGGGCGGCGATCTGCAGGAAGGGTATTACCTTGAACCGACGATCCTGTCTGGCAAGAACAATATGCGCGTCTTCCAGGAGGAGATCTTTGGTCCGGTGCTGGCCGTGACAACCTTTAAAACGATGGAAGAAGCGCTGGAGATCGCCAACGATACTCAGTATGGCCTGGGCGCGGGCGTCTGGAGCCGTAACGGTAATCTGGCCTATAAGATGGGACGCGGCATTCAGGCCGGACGCGTCTGGACCAACTGCTATCACGCTTATCCGGCACATGCGGCGTTTGGCGGCTACAAGCAGTCCGGCATCGGGCGTGAAACGCATAAAATGATGCTGGAGCATTATCAGCAAACTAAATGCCTGCTGGTCAGCTATTCCGATAAACCGTTGGGACTGTTTTAA
- a CDS encoding LysR family transcriptional regulator encodes MMNKLQLKPRELKIISVIADTRSIGDAAALLGMAQANVSKYLSDFETRVGLKVFERTTRQLALTQFGEALLPYINDSLDKNSQLINFIADYKHEKRGRVTIYGPTGIVTYLARHVIHEIAEIGDIRICLKTYNPDRYELIEGVSFPDDCDILITYAPPKDENLVACLLTQYSVTAFATPEYIKKHPVNSPEDLSNHSCILLESILVDDSNIWRFRMHNSEDVRDYKVSGNYICDNTQTALELARNHLGIVFAPKESLQKEIEEGTLVPCFSHQEEWWLDLMAIFRKREYQPWRVQYVLDGVLNSLRQRIRQAVARRP; translated from the coding sequence ATGATGAATAAGCTACAATTGAAGCCGCGTGAATTAAAAATTATTTCTGTCATCGCCGACACTCGCAGCATTGGGGATGCAGCCGCTCTGCTTGGGATGGCGCAGGCCAATGTGAGCAAATATCTTTCTGATTTTGAAACGCGCGTGGGCCTCAAGGTTTTTGAACGTACTACCCGCCAACTGGCGCTTACCCAATTTGGTGAGGCCCTGTTACCTTATATCAACGACTCGCTGGATAAAAATAGCCAACTCATTAATTTCATAGCAGATTATAAGCATGAAAAACGGGGGCGCGTTACGATCTACGGCCCAACAGGCATCGTCACTTATCTGGCGCGCCATGTCATACATGAGATCGCAGAAATCGGCGATATTCGTATTTGCCTGAAAACGTATAATCCCGATCGTTACGAACTTATTGAAGGCGTTTCTTTCCCGGATGATTGCGATATTTTAATTACCTATGCGCCACCCAAAGATGAAAATCTGGTGGCCTGCCTGCTTACTCAATACTCCGTTACCGCCTTTGCCACGCCTGAATATATAAAAAAGCATCCTGTAAATAGCCCGGAAGATTTAAGCAACCACTCCTGCATTCTCCTGGAGTCAATACTGGTAGATGATTCTAATATCTGGCGTTTTCGTATGCACAATAGTGAAGATGTTCGGGACTATAAAGTTAGCGGGAATTATATTTGTGATAATACACAAACGGCTCTGGAGCTGGCCCGCAATCATCTTGGAATTGTTTTCGCGCCAAAGGAAAGCCTGCAAAAAGAGATTGAAGAAGGGACGTTGGTTCCTTGTTTTTCTCATCAGGAGGAATGGTGGCTGGATTTAATGGCTATTTTCCGTAAGCGGGAATACCAACCCTGGCGTGTGCAATATGTGCTTGATGGCGTACTCAACAGCCTGCGCCAGCGTATCAGGCAGGCCGTCGCCAGACGGCCTTAA
- a CDS encoding MipA/OmpV family protein, protein MIIKNNLLIAAALFASSSAMASDFSIGAGALFNESPYKGYNENTIAVPLISYEGDNFYLRQTTGGWVLWKDSKNEISLTASWMPLYFDPDDNDDPQMKRLDERKASAFLGGAYYRHESWGSLKFAVSGDAMDESGGMMGEISYFHPIRLARLTLIPSAGVFYSDESYNDYYYGVSGSESRRSGLDEYTAGDSWTPYVGLVAKYQLTQSLFLNASAMYTVLPDDVKNSPMIDRDDSFALMTGLTWRF, encoded by the coding sequence ATGATTATCAAAAATAATTTACTCATCGCTGCTGCGTTATTTGCATCCTCATCCGCAATGGCCAGTGACTTTTCAATTGGGGCTGGTGCATTATTTAATGAGTCGCCTTACAAAGGGTATAACGAAAATACTATCGCAGTACCTTTAATTAGCTACGAAGGCGACAATTTCTATCTGCGTCAAACCACGGGTGGGTGGGTATTGTGGAAGGACAGCAAAAATGAAATCAGCCTGACCGCATCCTGGATGCCGCTGTATTTTGACCCGGATGACAATGACGATCCTCAGATGAAGCGCCTGGATGAACGTAAGGCCTCCGCATTCCTGGGTGGCGCGTATTACCGTCACGAAAGCTGGGGGAGCCTGAAATTTGCCGTTTCCGGCGATGCAATGGATGAAAGCGGCGGTATGATGGGTGAAATTTCTTACTTCCATCCCATTCGGCTGGCGCGCCTGACGCTGATCCCGTCTGCGGGCGTTTTCTATAGCGATGAAAGCTATAACGACTATTACTACGGCGTGTCCGGCAGCGAGTCTCGCCGTTCTGGCCTGGACGAATACACTGCTGGTGATAGCTGGACGCCATACGTTGGCCTTGTGGCGAAATATCAACTGACGCAGAGCCTGTTCCTGAATGCCAGCGCGATGTATACCGTATTGCCTGACGACGTGAAAAACAGCCCGATGATCGACCGCGACGACAGCTTCGCGCTAATGACAGGCCTGACCTGGCGTTTTTGA
- a CDS encoding glycoside hydrolase family 127 protein yields MSIMEADLHKLKINDPFLGQYQQLVRDVVIPYQWDALNDRVTEAEPSHAITNFRIAAGLEQGEFYGMVFQDSDVAKWLEAVAWSLCQKPDTALEKTADEVIELVAAAQCEDGYLNTYFTVKAPAERWTNLAECHELYCAGHMIEAGVAYFQGTGKRRLLEVVCRLADHIDSVFGPGEHQLHGYPGHPEIELALMRLYDVTQEPRYLNLVKYFIEERGVQPHFYDIEYEKRGKTSHWHNYGPAWMVKDKAYSQAHQPLSEQQTAIGHAVRFVYLMTGMAHLARLSNDEGKRQDCLRLWNNMAQRQLYITGGIGSQSSGEAFSSDYDLPNDTVYAESCASIGLMMFARRMLEMEADSHYADVMERALYNTVLGGMALDGKHFFYVNPLEVHPKTLAFNHIYDHVKPVRQRWFGCACCPPNIARVLTSLGHYIYTVRPDALFINLYVGNDIAIPVGNQTLQLRISGNYPWHEQVKIEITSPVPVTHTLALRLPDWCANPEVTLNGEAVTGEVSRGYLCLTRNWQEGDTLTLTLPMPVRRVYGNPQVRQQAGKVALQRGPLVYCLEEADNGADLHNLALPADSEFRMFEGKGIFAHKVLIQAEGVARRSSEAEAAALWQYDRSPVQRQSQTLTFIPWFSWANRGEGEMRIWVDEA; encoded by the coding sequence ATGTCCATAATGGAAGCCGACCTGCACAAACTGAAAATCAACGACCCGTTTCTTGGCCAGTATCAACAGCTGGTACGTGATGTGGTGATCCCCTATCAGTGGGATGCGCTGAACGATCGCGTGACGGAAGCCGAACCGAGCCACGCGATTACCAACTTCCGCATTGCGGCGGGTCTGGAACAGGGCGAGTTCTACGGTATGGTGTTCCAGGACAGCGACGTGGCGAAATGGCTGGAAGCTGTAGCGTGGTCGTTGTGCCAGAAGCCCGATACGGCGCTGGAAAAAACCGCCGACGAGGTGATTGAGCTGGTTGCGGCGGCGCAGTGTGAAGATGGTTATCTCAATACGTACTTCACGGTAAAGGCACCCGCAGAGCGCTGGACGAATCTGGCCGAGTGCCACGAGTTATACTGCGCCGGGCATATGATTGAAGCTGGCGTGGCGTATTTCCAGGGAACCGGGAAGCGCCGACTGCTGGAGGTGGTATGCAGGCTGGCGGATCATATCGACAGTGTGTTTGGCCCTGGCGAGCACCAGTTGCATGGTTATCCGGGTCACCCGGAAATTGAACTGGCGCTCATGCGGCTTTACGACGTGACGCAGGAACCGCGTTACCTGAACCTGGTGAAATATTTTATCGAAGAACGTGGCGTACAGCCTCACTTCTACGATATCGAGTACGAAAAACGCGGCAAAACCTCGCACTGGCATAACTATGGTCCGGCGTGGATGGTCAAAGACAAAGCCTACAGCCAGGCGCATCAGCCGCTTTCCGAACAGCAAACGGCCATCGGCCACGCTGTACGTTTCGTCTATCTGATGACGGGCATGGCACACCTGGCGCGCCTGAGCAATGACGAAGGAAAACGCCAGGACTGCCTTCGCTTGTGGAATAACATGGCTCAGCGCCAGCTATATATCACCGGCGGGATTGGCTCCCAGAGCAGCGGAGAAGCCTTCAGCAGTGATTACGATCTGCCCAATGATACGGTTTACGCTGAAAGCTGCGCCTCAATTGGTCTGATGATGTTTGCCCGGCGGATGCTGGAGATGGAGGCAGACAGCCACTATGCCGACGTAATGGAACGTGCGCTTTACAACACGGTACTGGGCGGTATGGCGCTGGATGGTAAACATTTTTTCTACGTCAACCCGCTTGAAGTGCATCCTAAGACGCTGGCATTTAATCACATTTACGATCACGTGAAACCCGTTCGCCAGCGCTGGTTTGGCTGTGCCTGCTGCCCGCCAAATATCGCTCGCGTCCTGACGTCGCTGGGCCATTACATCTATACCGTCCGCCCGGATGCGCTGTTTATCAACCTCTACGTGGGGAACGACATCGCTATCCCGGTTGGAAACCAGACGCTGCAACTGCGTATTAGCGGCAACTATCCGTGGCATGAACAGGTGAAAATCGAAATCACGTCACCTGTTCCTGTGACTCATACGTTGGCCCTGCGGCTTCCTGACTGGTGTGCAAACCCTGAAGTGACATTAAATGGTGAAGCCGTAACGGGCGAGGTATCGCGCGGTTATCTCTGTCTCACGCGCAACTGGCAGGAAGGAGATACATTAACGCTGACACTACCCATGCCGGTTCGCCGCGTGTATGGCAATCCGCAGGTGCGCCAGCAGGCGGGCAAGGTCGCACTACAGCGCGGCCCGCTGGTTTACTGCCTGGAAGAGGCTGACAACGGTGCGGACTTACATAACCTCGCCCTGCCCGCTGACAGCGAATTTCGGATGTTTGAAGGGAAAGGGATTTTTGCGCACAAGGTGCTGATTCAGGCTGAGGGCGTTGCTCGTCGCTCCTCAGAGGCGGAAGCCGCGGCGCTCTGGCAGTACGACCGCTCACCGGTGCAGCGTCAGTCCCAAACGTTGACGTTCATTCCGTGGTTCAGTTGGGCTAACCGGGGCGAGGGGGAGATGCGGATATGGGTGGATGAGGCATAG
- a CDS encoding MFS transporter gives MTSTPITDAEIAKRAIDDRLSVREKIGYGLGDAGGTVITCLIMNFLTFFYTDIFGLTPALVGTLFIALRVFDAISDPVMGVIADRTQSRWGRFRPWQLWVAFPIGIIGVLTFTVPEASMGVKIAWAFGTYLLLSVGYTAINVPYCALINTMTTRHSEVISCQSWRFVLCGVAGFLVSVGLPWLVAALGQGNAAKGYQLGVGVLCVVAVAMFLCCFFWVRERVPLALMGKFTLREHLAGLRKNDQLLLMLVMSFLLINVFNIRGGGYMYFITYVLQGSTAYTSLFFTMVTFAAILGAVIVNPLSRRFDTVKLYYYTNLVLAALAAGMWFLPGGPAYQTLWLVVILSNGVILGFTLPLHFSLMAFADDYGEWKNGVRSSGMNFAFNLFFIKLAWASSAGIISLVFIVVAYQPGAGNQTPASLQGITAMETLLPALFHLLLAVSIRWCRLNNPMMSRIATDLRQRHVQS, from the coding sequence ATGACTTCCACACCGATTACAGATGCAGAAATAGCAAAACGGGCTATTGATGACCGTTTGTCGGTCCGCGAAAAAATTGGCTACGGCCTGGGTGACGCGGGCGGTACGGTAATAACCTGCCTGATCATGAATTTCCTTACCTTTTTCTATACCGATATTTTTGGCCTGACACCGGCACTCGTTGGCACGCTGTTTATCGCCCTGCGCGTGTTTGATGCCATATCCGATCCGGTAATGGGCGTGATCGCAGACCGCACGCAGAGCCGCTGGGGCCGTTTTCGCCCGTGGCAGTTGTGGGTGGCATTCCCCATCGGGATTATCGGTGTGCTGACCTTCACCGTACCTGAAGCCAGTATGGGCGTGAAAATAGCCTGGGCGTTTGGCACCTATTTACTGCTGTCTGTGGGCTATACCGCTATCAATGTGCCTTACTGCGCGCTCATCAACACCATGACCACCCGCCATAGCGAGGTTATCTCCTGCCAGTCCTGGCGCTTTGTGCTGTGCGGTGTGGCAGGTTTTTTAGTCTCCGTTGGGCTACCGTGGCTGGTTGCAGCGCTGGGTCAGGGCAATGCCGCGAAAGGCTATCAGCTTGGCGTTGGCGTACTGTGCGTTGTCGCCGTAGCCATGTTCCTGTGTTGCTTCTTCTGGGTGCGTGAGCGCGTGCCGCTGGCGCTAATGGGAAAATTCACCCTGCGCGAGCATCTGGCGGGTCTGCGTAAGAATGATCAGCTGTTGCTGATGCTGGTGATGTCGTTCCTGCTGATTAACGTCTTCAACATTCGCGGTGGCGGGTATATGTACTTCATTACCTACGTGCTGCAGGGCAGCACCGCCTACACCTCGTTGTTTTTTACCATGGTCACCTTTGCGGCCATCCTGGGCGCGGTGATCGTCAACCCGCTGTCCCGCCGATTCGATACCGTCAAACTCTACTACTACACCAATCTGGTGCTGGCCGCGCTCGCTGCGGGAATGTGGTTCCTGCCCGGTGGCCCTGCGTATCAGACGCTGTGGCTGGTAGTCATTTTAAGTAACGGCGTCATTCTGGGCTTCACGCTGCCGCTGCACTTCTCGCTGATGGCCTTTGCCGACGACTACGGGGAATGGAAAAACGGTGTGCGTTCATCGGGCATGAACTTCGCCTTCAATCTGTTTTTCATCAAGCTCGCGTGGGCCTCCAGCGCCGGAATTATCAGCCTGGTATTTATCGTCGTGGCCTATCAGCCAGGAGCAGGCAACCAGACGCCTGCGTCTTTGCAGGGCATCACCGCCATGGAGACGCTGCTCCCTGCCCTTTTCCATCTGCTGCTGGCCGTCTCTATCCGCTGGTGCAGACTCAACAATCCCATGATGTCGCGCATTGCCACCGACCTGCGCCAGCGTCACGTACAGTCCTGA